Genomic window (Caldinitratiruptor microaerophilus):
CGGCGACGGTGCCGGGGACGGGCCCGGGCTCCTGCCCGCCGCCGTTGCGGACGACGACGGAGACAGGCTCGGTCTCGGCGCGGTTGCCCGCCTTGTCGGTGGCCCGGGCGGCGATGCGGTGCTCGCCGTCGGCAACGGCGGTGCTGTCCCACTGGACCCGGTACGGCGCCGCGGTGGCGGTGCCCACCGGCTTGCCGTCGACCAGGAACTCCACGCGCTCCACCCCGGTCCCGTCATCCTCCGCCTCCGCCGCCAGGGTGACCGTGCCGCTCAGCGTCTCCCCCGCCGCCGGAGCGGTCAGGCGCACGTCGGGCGGGACCCTGTCGGCCGGAGGCTCGCCGGGCGGCGGGTTCTCTCCGCCGGCGGCCACGTCGCCCGAGACCACCAGCGCGTAGCGCTGCGGCCCCTGCGGGACGTTGTAGCCCCGCACGGTGACCGTGTAGGTACCCTCCTGGGGCTGGTCGATCCACACGTTCTCGACGTTGTTGACCCGGTCCGGACCGTCCTGGCCGAGCATGTGGTTCCCGAGGATCACCTTGCCGTCCGGACCCCGGACCTCGAGGTCCAGGTCATTGACCAGCGCCTTCTGCGCGGCCGGGCTGGCGGGGTAGTCGCTCCAGACCAGGGTGGCCCGGAAGGCCTGACCCGGCTTCACCGTGTAGGTGTACGTCTTGGCGTCCCCCGTGGACAGCGCCGTGGACTCGTTGTCGAACAGCATCGGCCGGCCGAGGGTGGCGTCGAGGTCGATGCGGCCCCAGCCGTAGTCCCGGTGGTCGCCCTGGATCGGACGCGCGCCGTTGATGAGGGCCGCCTTGAGGAGCGACGCCTGCGGCGTCACGCCGAGGTCCTTCTCGAAGTGCTGCCGAACCAGGGCCGTCACGCCGGCGCTCAGGGGCGTGGCCATGGAGGTGCCGCCCATGAACGCGTACCGGCTGTCGTAGCCCTGCCAGAAGTTCTGGTCCGGCGCCTTGCTCGACCTCGCCGACAGCACCCAGGTCCCCGGGGCGACGAGGTCGGGCTTCACGCGCCCGTCGTCGGTGGGGCCGCGGCTGGAGAAGAGGGCGACCTCGTCGACGTTGTCCCCGTACTTCCCCTTGTCCGGGCGGTTGTTCTCCGAGGCGCCGATGGTGATGGCGTTCTTGGCCGTGCCGGGGGAACTGACGGTGCCGTAGTTCGGCTTGCCGTCCCGGTCGTGATCGCCGTCGTTGCCGGCGGCGAACAGGATGGCCATGTCCCGGTGTTCCCACACGAAGCGGTCGACAGCCTGGGCCTGGGCGTCGTACACGTCGCCGCCGCTCTCGACCGGCACGCCCCACGAGTCGGAGTGGATCCGGGCACCGGCGCGGTAGGCCTGGTCGAAGAGGATCGTCAGGTCCTCCGGAATGCCACCCAGCCCGCCCTGGCCGTCCAGCACCGACTGGAAGACCAGCCGTGCGCCCGGTGCCATCCCCCGGACCCGGCCGTCCGAGGCGGCTCCCGTCCCGACGATCGAGCCGGCCACGTGGGTGCCGTGGCCGTGGGTGTCCGAGGCGTCCCCCTGCCGGCCGAGGGCGTAGAGGGCCTGTACCCGTCCGGCGAAGTCCGGGTGCATGTCATCCAGGTTGCCGGTGTCGAGGCCCGTGTCCGCCACGCCGACGACCTGGCCGGATCCGTCCAGCCCCTTCGGCCAGGCGGCGCTGCGCACGCGCAGCACGCCGGCCGCCTGGTCGTTCCAGAGCCGGTACGGCTGCACCCGCTCCACGTAGACGACGTCGCCCGAGCGGGCCCAGCTCATCGCCTGGGCAGCGTCGAGCCGGGCCACGACGAAGCGGCCACGCACCGCCACGGGCCGCACGCCGAGCGCCTGCAGGGCGCCGGCGGCGCGGTCCCCCGGTCCGAAGCTCAGCGCCCGCACGTAGAGCGGCCCGCGTGCCGTCCGGAGACCCGGGTCGACCTTGGCCTGCGGGGTGAAGTGCCCCACCGCCCGCACGTGGGGCAGCACCCGCACCGCCCGCGCCTGCGCCCCGTCCATCCGGACGAGGAACGCGAAGTCCGGCAGGTAGTCGCCGACCTCGGCGCCCAGCCGCCGCAGGGCGGCGACCCACTCCGGGCGGACGGGACCGTCGAACTTCACTACATAAAGAGATCGGCCCTGCTCCTGCAGCGACGGACTGAAGCCCTTCCAGAGCTGGACCGTGGCCGTCCGGAGGCGAAGCACCTCCGGGGCGGCGGCGCTTGTGTGTCCCGGCGCGCCGACGGGCCCCGCGACCGTGAGTCCGAGTGCCACGAGAGTGGCTACAGCAAGTTGCCGCAGTCTCTTCCGCATTCGGTGCCCCCCAACGCGACCTGCCCGCTCTTCATCTTCCTAGTTGATGTAAGTGCAGACAGCGAGTGTTAGATAGCACGATATTTCGGGGGGCTGTGGCATTCTCCTGCCCCGGCGCGGCCGGGAATCGCTGTTTGGCGAACTACCTCCTTCCAGATGGGTGTCCAGGGTCGGGGGTTTCGGTTTCGGCTTCGGCCCGTCGGCCTCCCCGCCCGCCGGCGGCCTTACCCTGCCGCCTGCGTTGTGCTAGCATGTGTGCTAGCATGGGCAAAGGGGGGCGGGGGCCTTGTTCGAGAACATCGGGTTCACGGAGCTTCTCCTGATCTTCGTCGTGGCCCTGGTCATCTTCGGGCCCCAGAAGCTTCCGAGCCTCGGGCGCAGCCTCGGCAGCGCCCTGCGCGAGTTCCGGAAGGCCGCGCGCGACATCACCGAGGAGATCAGCCGCGCCGCAAGCCTGGATGAACCGCCGGCGCCTCCGCGGGCCAGCCCCTCCCGGTCGCCGACCGAGGCGCCCCCGGCTGCAGCCGCGGCACCGGCCGCCGGGACGCCTGCCGCCGCCCCGGCCGGGGGCGGCGAGGAATCCCCGCCGGGCTCGGAGCGCAAGGAGACGGAGGCCCCCCGGGAGACCGTCTGAAGGCCTCTCAGGGGGTCTCCGTCACGTGGACCGCGAGGGCGCCGGAGCGCCGCAGGTCCACGGCGGCCTGCCGGGCGACGTCCGCCGCCGCCGTCCGGGCGACGAGGAGGGCGGTGTCCGCCGGCGCCTCGGGCTCCTCCGCGGCGGTCATGCCGGTCCAGTACGTGATCGCCCGCACGTCGGGGCCGGACTCCCCCCACGCCATGCGCATCGCGTCCCGGTCCTCGGGGCCGACCACGCGGACCTCCAGGTCTGCCCAGCCGTACGCCTCGGCGAGGTGGGCGGCGGCCAGCTCGGCGTCGCCCCGCCAGCGGAACTCGGCCAGCACCGTTTGCACGTGCATCCCCCGGGGCCGCCCGGAAGCGGGCCCCGGGGGTTTAGTGTGCCGCAGCCGGCGTCCTCCTTCACTCCCCTTCGACCAGGGGGAAGCGGGCCGTGAGCTCCCGGACCTCCGCGGCAACCTGCTGCAGCCGGGCCTCGTCGCCCCGGTGCTCGATCGCGGTCGCGATGAGCTCTGCGATGCGATCCATCTCGGCCTCGCGCATCCCCCGCGTGGTGACCGCCGGCGTCCCGATGCGGATCCCCGAGGTGACCATGGGCTTCTGTGGGTCCCGGGGCACCGCGTTCTTGTTCACCGTGATGCCCACACGGTCCAGGAGCTTCTCCACGTCCCGGCCGGTCAGGCCCATCGGGATCAGGTTCACCAGCATGAGGTGGTTGTCCGTGCCGCCGGTGACGAGGCGGAAGCCGCGGCGCAGGAGGCCGTCGGCCAGGGCCCTGGCGTTGCGGACGATCCGCTCGCTGTAGTCCCGGAACGAAGGCTCCAGGAGCTGCTTGAAGGCCACCGCCTTGGCGGCGATCACGTGCATGAGCGGCCCGCCCTGCGTCCCCGGGAACACCGCGCTGTCGATCGGCTTCGCCAGCTCCGCCTTGCAGAGGATCAGCCCGCCCCGGGGGCCCCGCAGCGTCTTGTGGGTGGTCGACGTGACCACGTGGGCGTGAGGCACCGGGTTGGGGTAGTGGCCCGTGGCCGACAGTCCGGCGAAGTGGGCCATGTCCACCATCAGGTAGGCGCCCACCTCGTCGGCGATCTCCCGGAACCGGGCGAAGTCGAGCACCCGCGGGTAGGCCGAGTATCCCGCCACGATCAGCCGGGGCCGGTGCGCCTTCGCCAGCCGCAGGACCTCGTCGTAGTCGACCCGCTCCGTCTCGGGGTTGAGCCCGTACGAGACGAAGCGGTACAGCTTGCCGGAGAAGTTCACGGGGGAGCCGTGGGTGAGGTGGCCGCCCTCCGCCAGGTTCATGCCCAGGACCGTGTCGCCGGGCTGCAGGAGGGCGTGATAGACGGCCATGTTCGCCTGGGCGCCGGAGTGGGGCTGGACGTTGGCGTGTTCGGCCCCGAAGACCCGCTTGATGCGCTCCCGGGCGATGTCCTCCACCACGTCGACGTTCTCGCAGCCGCCGTAGTAGCGCCGGCCGGGGTAACCCTCCGCGTACTTGTTGGTGAGCACCGAGCCCATCGCCTCGAGCACGGCCCGTGGCACGAAGTTCTCGGAGGCGATCAGCTCGATCTTCTCCCGCTGCCGCTGCTCTTCCCTTTGAATCGCCTCGTAGATCTCCGGGTCGAAGTCCTTGAGCGCCGTCATTCCGGTTCCCTCCTGCAGGTGCCTGAAAACGCGAGAGGCAGCGGGGGGTATCCCTCCACTGCCTCGCCCAGGCGAGCGGCCATCCCGACCCGCGCTCCCCGGTGGTGTCCCACCTTCCCTCGCCAGTCACGCGGGCCATGTGGAAGATACCCCCATTATCGGCGGCCGGCCCGGCGGCTGTCAACCGCGTCATCGCCGGCGCATGGCCAACCGCCGCGCCGCCCGTGCGGGCCGGTCGCCCGGAGGGCCGTGCGTCAGCGCCGCAGGTTCCAGGCGTCGGTCCCGTAGCGGGTCGTCACCAGCTCCTCCGTCAGCCGGCGCTCGGCGGGGGTGAGCTCACCCCGGACGAACTCCACGCCGAGCGCCTCCGTGAAGCCCTCCGGCAACGCCCGGGCGGCCTCGTCCCAGGTGACCTCCCGCCCCAGCAGTTCCCGCAGCCCGGCGGCACGGCTGCGGAGGTGGGCGACGGCCGCGGGGCGCTTCTCGGGGTCCACCCGCAGGAGCGTGAACAGCAGCTCGGCGTCGAGGTCCAGGAGCACGCTGCCGTGTTGCAAGATCGTCCCGTGCCGCCGCGTCTGGGCGCTGCCCACCACCTTGCGCCCGCCCACGACGAGCTCGTACGCCGACGGGGCGTCGAAGCACGCCGCCGACGCCTCGCCGCCGAGCCGGGGGTCCGGCTCGCCGCCGGCCAGCTCGGCCGGGGCGCCCAGGCGGCGGATGGCCGCCACGAGCCCCCCGGCCAGCGTCCGGTACGTCTCCAGGACGCTGCCCGGGAGCAGTTCCTCCCGGATGACGACGCTGTACGTCAGCTCGACGTGGTGGAAGATCGCCCGGCCGCCCGTCGGCCGGCGGACGTACCCGTAGCCGAGGCGCCGGCAGGCGTCGAGGTCCACCTCCGCCGCCATGCGCTGGAAGTACCCGATCGACACCGCCGCCGGCCGCCAGCCGTACAGGCGCAGGGTGGGCGGCACCTCGCCCCGGGCGTGCACCGTCTGGATGGCCTCGTCCACGGCCATGTTCGTCGCGGCGTCCGCGAAGCCGCTGACGACGAGGCGCCACCGCCTCTCCCTCAGCTCTGCGGGCGCCACCGCAGATTCGGCCTCCTGGCGGCCAGGGCCTCGTCGAGCCGCCCGACGGGGGTGCGGTGCGGCGCGCCCTTGACCCGCTCCGGGTCCTCGTGGGCTTCCCGGTAGATCTGCCGCATCACGGCGATGAAGCGGTCCAGCGTCTCCTTGGGCTCCGTCTCGGTGGGCTCGATCATGAGCGCCTCCTCGACGATGAGGGGGAAGTACACGGTGGGCGGGTGCAGGCCCTCGTCCAGCAGGCGCTTGGCCACGTCGGCCGTCCGCACCCCGGTCTCCTGCTTGAGCGTGCGGCCGGAGAGGACGCACTCGTGCTTGCAGAAGCGGTCGTACGGCAGGTCCCAGAGCCGCTTGAGGTGCGCCTGGATGTAGTTGGCGCTGAGCACTGCGTGCTCGCTCACCTGCTTGAGCTCGGGCCCGTAGGCCATGACGTAGGCCGCCGCCCGCACCGCGACCCCGAAGTTCCCGTAGAACGAGCGCACCTTGCCGATGGACTGCGGGCGGTCGTAATCCCAGCGGAAGCGGTCGCCTTCCTTCACCACGAGCGGCACGGGCAGGAAGGGCTCGAGCGCCTTCTTCACCCCGAGCGCCCCGGCGCCCGGCCCGCCGCCGCCGTGGGGCGTCGAGAACGTCTTGTGCAGGTTGAGGTGCACGACGTCCATGCCCATGTCGCCGGGGCGGGCGTAGCCGAGGATGGCGTTGAGGTTCGCCCCGTCGTAGTAGATGAGGCCCCCGGCGGCGTGGACGATGTCGGCGATCTCGAGGATGTTCGTGTCGAACAGGCCGAGGGTCGACGGGTTCGTGATCATGAGCGCCGCCGTGTCCGGCCCCACGGCCTGCCGCAGCGCCGCCACGTCCACGTTGCCGTCCCGGTCGGAGGGGACCGTCACGACCTCGTAGCCCGCCATGGCCGCCGTGGCCGGGTTGGTGCCGTGGGCGGAGTCGGGCACGATGACCTTGCGCCGCGCATGGTCCCCCCGGGACTCGTGGTAGGCCCGGATCACGAGGATGCCGGTCAGCTCGCCGTGCGCGCCGGCCGCGGGCTGCAGGCTCATCCGGTCCATGCCGGTGATCTCGCAGAGCCACCGCTCGAGGTTCCACAGCAGCTCCAGGTTGCCCTGCACCGTCTCCTCCGGCTGCAGCGGGTGGCTGAGGGCGAACCCGGGCAGGCGCGCGGCCTCCTCGTTCACCTTGGGGTTGTACTTCATCGTGCAGGAGCCCAGCGGGTAGAAGTCCACGTCGACCCCGTGGTTCATGCGGCTGAGGCGCGTGAAGTGGCGGACGACCTCGACCTCGGACACCTCGGGCAGGTTGGCGGGCTCCTGGCGGACCAGGTCGGCCGGGAGGAGGTCGGTCACCGGCTTCTCCGGGACGTCCAGCGCCGGCAGGGAGTACGCCCGCTTGCCGGGGCGGCTCAGCTCGAAGATGAGGGGTTCCGTCGCCACCTACTTCACCTCCCTGAGCGCGGCGACCAGGCCGTCGATCTCGGCCCGGGTGCGCTTCTC
Coding sequences:
- a CDS encoding S8 family serine peptidase; this translates as MRKRLRQLAVATLVALGLTVAGPVGAPGHTSAAAPEVLRLRTATVQLWKGFSPSLQEQGRSLYVVKFDGPVRPEWVAALRRLGAEVGDYLPDFAFLVRMDGAQARAVRVLPHVRAVGHFTPQAKVDPGLRTARGPLYVRALSFGPGDRAAGALQALGVRPVAVRGRFVVARLDAAQAMSWARSGDVVYVERVQPYRLWNDQAAGVLRVRSAAWPKGLDGSGQVVGVADTGLDTGNLDDMHPDFAGRVQALYALGRQGDASDTHGHGTHVAGSIVGTGAASDGRVRGMAPGARLVFQSVLDGQGGLGGIPEDLTILFDQAYRAGARIHSDSWGVPVESGGDVYDAQAQAVDRFVWEHRDMAILFAAGNDGDHDRDGKPNYGTVSSPGTAKNAITIGASENNRPDKGKYGDNVDEVALFSSRGPTDDGRVKPDLVAPGTWVLSARSSKAPDQNFWQGYDSRYAFMGGTSMATPLSAGVTALVRQHFEKDLGVTPQASLLKAALINGARPIQGDHRDYGWGRIDLDATLGRPMLFDNESTALSTGDAKTYTYTVKPGQAFRATLVWSDYPASPAAQKALVNDLDLEVRGPDGKVILGNHMLGQDGPDRVNNVENVWIDQPQEGTYTVTVRGYNVPQGPQRYALVVSGDVAAGGENPPPGEPPADRVPPDVRLTAPAAGETLSGTVTLAAEAEDDGTGVERVEFLVDGKPVGTATAAPYRVQWDSTAVADGEHRIAARATDKAGNRAETEPVSVVVRNGGGQEPGPVPGTVAETFTGSLNPWVGPLRVWFEAPAPGPVTLQGKTDGAGMSVVVLGPDGATVGGGTSADLARGVRFEAKAAGTYSAVIQPQAPRGTYVLTVMHPAGKGLAQEVRSGRLGAGGQRTARFDVTAGRTGALNVSLGWTGRAALDLYVLDASGQVVAYSAGSGLNPATVSLLARPSRYTVLAVARSGNADFTVTLTYPK
- the tatB gene encoding Sec-independent protein translocase protein TatB, with the protein product MFENIGFTELLLIFVVALVIFGPQKLPSLGRSLGSALREFRKAARDITEEISRAASLDEPPAPPRASPSRSPTEAPPAAAAAPAAGTPAAAPAGGGEESPPGSERKETEAPRETV
- a CDS encoding serine hydroxymethyltransferase; the encoded protein is MTALKDFDPEIYEAIQREEQRQREKIELIASENFVPRAVLEAMGSVLTNKYAEGYPGRRYYGGCENVDVVEDIARERIKRVFGAEHANVQPHSGAQANMAVYHALLQPGDTVLGMNLAEGGHLTHGSPVNFSGKLYRFVSYGLNPETERVDYDEVLRLAKAHRPRLIVAGYSAYPRVLDFARFREIADEVGAYLMVDMAHFAGLSATGHYPNPVPHAHVVTSTTHKTLRGPRGGLILCKAELAKPIDSAVFPGTQGGPLMHVIAAKAVAFKQLLEPSFRDYSERIVRNARALADGLLRRGFRLVTGGTDNHLMLVNLIPMGLTGRDVEKLLDRVGITVNKNAVPRDPQKPMVTSGIRIGTPAVTTRGMREAEMDRIAELIATAIEHRGDEARLQQVAAEVRELTARFPLVEGE
- a CDS encoding lipoate--protein ligase family protein, with translation MAPAELRERRWRLVVSGFADAATNMAVDEAIQTVHARGEVPPTLRLYGWRPAAVSIGYFQRMAAEVDLDACRRLGYGYVRRPTGGRAIFHHVELTYSVVIREELLPGSVLETYRTLAGGLVAAIRRLGAPAELAGGEPDPRLGGEASAACFDAPSAYELVVGGRKVVGSAQTRRHGTILQHGSVLLDLDAELLFTLLRVDPEKRPAAVAHLRSRAAGLRELLGREVTWDEAARALPEGFTEALGVEFVRGELTPAERRLTEELVTTRYGTDAWNLRR
- the gcvPB gene encoding aminomethyl-transferring glycine dehydrogenase subunit GcvPB — its product is MATEPLIFELSRPGKRAYSLPALDVPEKPVTDLLPADLVRQEPANLPEVSEVEVVRHFTRLSRMNHGVDVDFYPLGSCTMKYNPKVNEEAARLPGFALSHPLQPEETVQGNLELLWNLERWLCEITGMDRMSLQPAAGAHGELTGILVIRAYHESRGDHARRKVIVPDSAHGTNPATAAMAGYEVVTVPSDRDGNVDVAALRQAVGPDTAALMITNPSTLGLFDTNILEIADIVHAAGGLIYYDGANLNAILGYARPGDMGMDVVHLNLHKTFSTPHGGGGPGAGALGVKKALEPFLPVPLVVKEGDRFRWDYDRPQSIGKVRSFYGNFGVAVRAAAYVMAYGPELKQVSEHAVLSANYIQAHLKRLWDLPYDRFCKHECVLSGRTLKQETGVRTADVAKRLLDEGLHPPTVYFPLIVEEALMIEPTETEPKETLDRFIAVMRQIYREAHEDPERVKGAPHRTPVGRLDEALAARRPNLRWRPQS